The Enterococcus rotai genome includes a window with the following:
- a CDS encoding DUF5105 domain-containing protein: MKKLGLVLLSAVAIVSLAACGGTGSSKKGGDDSKSETKAAKSKIASISIDEGEYVIPQEEEVEDGEGFLALKVTIKNETDKSLDMSATDIMLYDEDDSKIESLSLYLDESKTPLLSYEKISGKKSKTGYVVFPVEKKGTYKLHFEPRIYEVEKEPKPIILDVDASKYKDHSEDAAKAVTAFVDEVFLATENEDYNKLVANDRDEAVKNFDENFNKAIKNKFYDYKVTDEEGLALAKVFREDNAKVATVKYEIASYFPDVAEVTVNMEGLSFKEMKDDMEAVNKEYYDAHRDQDYDERSKAAQKAELDKLPEIFKNTKPVSIDSYSDGFKVIIKKKEDKWEIQTKGSINYFDNLEQAFRGDISK; this comes from the coding sequence ATGAAGAAGTTAGGATTAGTATTGTTATCGGCAGTTGCTATTGTGTCATTAGCAGCATGCGGAGGAACTGGGTCTTCTAAAAAAGGTGGAGACGACAGTAAGTCTGAGACAAAAGCGGCAAAATCGAAAATCGCATCAATTTCGATCGATGAAGGGGAATATGTTATTCCACAAGAAGAAGAAGTCGAAGATGGGGAAGGCTTTCTTGCATTAAAAGTAACAATCAAAAATGAAACAGATAAAAGCTTGGATATGAGTGCAACAGATATTATGCTTTACGATGAAGATGATAGTAAGATCGAATCACTAAGTCTTTATTTAGATGAGAGCAAAACGCCGCTCCTTTCTTATGAAAAAATTTCAGGTAAGAAAAGCAAAACAGGTTATGTAGTATTTCCAGTAGAGAAAAAAGGAACATATAAACTACACTTTGAACCAAGAATTTATGAAGTAGAAAAAGAACCAAAGCCAATTATTCTTGATGTTGATGCTTCTAAATATAAAGATCATAGCGAAGATGCAGCTAAAGCTGTAACTGCTTTTGTGGACGAAGTTTTCTTAGCAACTGAAAATGAAGATTACAATAAGCTTGTAGCCAACGATCGTGATGAAGCAGTCAAAAACTTTGATGAAAACTTTAATAAAGCAATCAAAAACAAATTCTATGATTACAAAGTAACCGACGAAGAAGGCCTAGCACTAGCAAAAGTCTTTAGAGAAGACAATGCAAAAGTTGCGACAGTTAAGTATGAAATAGCTTCTTATTTCCCAGATGTAGCGGAAGTAACGGTGAATATGGAAGGATTATCATTTAAAGAAATGAAAGATGATATGGAAGCCGTAAACAAAGAATATTATGATGCACATAGAGATCAAGACTATGACGAAAGAAGTAAGGCTGCTCAAAAAGCAGAACTTGATAAGCTTCCTGAAATCTTTAAAAATACAAAACCAGTAAGTATTGATAGTTATAGTGATGGATTTAAAGTGATTATCAAGAAAAAAGAAGATAAGTGGGAGATTCAAACGAAAGGGTCTATCAATTATTTTGATAACCTTGAACAAGCCTTCCGTGGTGACATAAGCAAATAA
- the rihC gene encoding ribonucleoside hydrolase RihC — MKKTRKIIIDTDPGIDDAVAIAAALFDERLNVRLFTTVAGNVSVDKVTKNLLKLLAFWGKEVPVAIGADRPLLREAINASDIHGSTGMDGYEFPESKYELLTKNHAVLEMYKVLMESKEKTTIVGIGPLTNIALLLRIYPECVERIEELVIMGGSLGRGNYGILSEFNIAADPEAAKIVFESKIPLTMVSLDVGEKALILPEDRMRIKKMNKTGDMIDHLFSKYRGGSLDTGLKMYDGCAVAYLLAPEMFEVKESYVAIETQGSLTAGATLVDLAGYLGKEINCRVCVDIEEEQFRQWFIEAIEKCD, encoded by the coding sequence GTGAAAAAAACAAGAAAAATCATTATCGATACAGATCCAGGAATCGATGATGCAGTAGCAATTGCAGCGGCGCTTTTTGATGAAAGGCTGAACGTTAGATTGTTTACGACTGTTGCTGGTAATGTCAGTGTAGATAAGGTAACCAAAAATCTACTTAAACTGCTCGCTTTTTGGGGGAAAGAAGTTCCGGTGGCAATCGGAGCAGATCGACCATTACTTCGTGAAGCGATCAATGCAAGCGATATTCATGGAAGCACTGGGATGGACGGCTATGAATTTCCCGAATCAAAATATGAACTATTAACAAAAAATCATGCAGTGCTTGAGATGTATAAAGTCTTGATGGAGTCTAAAGAAAAAACAACGATTGTGGGAATCGGTCCGCTGACGAATATTGCTCTTTTACTTAGAATTTATCCGGAATGTGTGGAGAGAATTGAAGAACTGGTGATCATGGGTGGTTCTTTGGGGAGAGGAAATTACGGAATATTATCTGAATTTAATATTGCTGCAGATCCAGAAGCGGCTAAAATCGTATTTGAAAGTAAGATTCCATTGACGATGGTAAGCTTAGATGTTGGAGAGAAGGCGTTAATATTACCTGAAGATCGTATGCGAATCAAGAAAATGAATAAAACAGGTGATATGATCGACCATTTATTTAGCAAATATCGTGGTGGCAGTTTAGATACAGGATTAAAAATGTATGATGGCTGTGCTGTGGCCTATTTATTAGCGCCGGAAATGTTTGAGGTTAAAGAATCTTATGTGGCAATTGAAACACAAGGTAGCTTGACTGCTGGTGCTACTTTAGTTGATTTGGCTGGGTACTTAGGGAAAGAGATTAATTGCCGAGTGTGTGTGGATATTGAGGAAGAACAATTTAGGCAGTGGTTTATAGAAGCGATTGAGAAGTGTGATTGA
- a CDS encoding HNH endonuclease, translated as MNYHRFKHLGAYCPKCSRKVELLFSEETSELPQFYICFKCKIIGQFGIGELSTNEFSAFSPERKKEIKACIEEIPDKYRYQAKGSQLRLEEKSDTYTRRWLSLYEYEKAFGEKLGFESIDFREDKYICKWCNQPLEGRRRSFCSDRCSRNYGKATFFKRGVSTLPYRIASRDRFYCRVTGEDLAVTNRFGVRIPASNQQLEIHHLVFVSEHGSDHETNLLTVSKQVHQDYHKGEVYAVQAIENIKEEQLRMHSDKMYTKK; from the coding sequence ATGAATTATCACCGTTTTAAACATCTAGGAGCCTATTGCCCAAAATGTTCAAGAAAAGTAGAGTTGCTTTTTTCAGAAGAGACATCAGAGTTGCCGCAGTTTTATATTTGTTTTAAATGCAAAATAATTGGGCAATTTGGGATAGGTGAATTATCTACGAATGAGTTTTCAGCTTTTTCTCCTGAAAGAAAAAAAGAAATCAAAGCATGTATTGAAGAAATTCCAGATAAATATCGTTATCAAGCAAAGGGGAGTCAGCTACGTTTAGAAGAAAAATCAGATACCTATACAAGACGTTGGTTAAGCCTATACGAATATGAAAAAGCCTTTGGGGAAAAACTAGGCTTTGAATCGATTGATTTTAGAGAAGATAAGTACATATGCAAATGGTGCAATCAACCTTTAGAAGGTCGGCGTCGATCTTTCTGTTCAGATCGGTGTAGTCGAAATTATGGTAAAGCCACATTTTTTAAAAGAGGGGTTTCAACATTACCATACAGAATTGCCAGTAGAGATCGTTTTTACTGCAGAGTGACAGGGGAAGATTTAGCGGTGACGAATCGTTTTGGTGTTAGAATTCCAGCGAGTAATCAGCAACTAGAAATCCATCATCTCGTTTTTGTATCAGAACACGGGAGTGATCATGAAACCAACCTCTTAACTGTTTCTAAACAAGTCCATCAAGATTATCATAAGGGTGAAGTATACGCAGTTCAAGCAATAGAAAATATAAAAGAAGAACAATTACGCATGCATAGTGATAAAATGTATACAAAAAAATAG
- a CDS encoding glycerol dehydrogenase, producing the protein MRKAFISPTKYVQGEDELLNLGYFVTTFGKKALLIAHADDVNRVKDKLDKTAETFDISFVESNFHGEASRIEVARLQKVAEENECDCVIGLGGGKAIDTAKCVAEGHNLIIVPTIVATDAPTSHSAVLYTEDGQFDDYAYFVQSPSVVLIDTVVIANAPTRFLVSGMGDALSTYFEARATHNSYSNVNAGLPCGAREGVCPPAKGTNTALALAKLCYETILEDGLKAKEASDNNVVTPALENIIEANILLSGLGFESAGLAAIHAIHDGLTVLHDAHGATHGEKVAFSTICQLVLENAPKAELYEVLDFALSIGLPVCLADLGVKEISDAELTEVAEKSCIPEESIHSMPFPITVDQVKAAIIVADKIGTEYKNH; encoded by the coding sequence ATGAGAAAAGCGTTTATTAGTCCAACGAAATACGTTCAAGGTGAAGATGAGTTATTGAATTTAGGTTATTTTGTGACAACATTTGGCAAGAAAGCTTTGTTGATTGCTCACGCAGATGATGTGAACCGAGTAAAAGATAAATTAGATAAAACAGCTGAAACCTTTGATATTTCTTTTGTTGAAAGTAATTTTCACGGAGAAGCATCACGTATTGAAGTGGCCCGTCTACAAAAAGTGGCAGAAGAAAATGAGTGTGATTGTGTAATCGGTCTTGGCGGTGGTAAAGCAATCGATACCGCAAAATGTGTGGCAGAAGGGCATAACTTGATCATTGTGCCTACGATCGTTGCAACAGATGCGCCAACAAGTCACTCAGCAGTGCTTTATACAGAAGATGGTCAATTTGATGATTATGCTTACTTTGTGCAAAGTCCAAGTGTGGTGTTGATCGATACAGTCGTAATTGCGAATGCGCCAACGCGCTTCTTAGTTTCTGGTATGGGTGATGCGTTATCTACTTATTTTGAAGCAAGAGCAACCCATAATTCATATTCTAATGTCAATGCTGGCTTGCCTTGTGGCGCACGAGAAGGTGTCTGTCCACCAGCGAAAGGAACAAATACAGCGTTGGCCTTAGCTAAATTATGTTATGAAACAATTCTGGAAGATGGTTTAAAAGCCAAAGAAGCTTCAGATAATAATGTGGTGACCCCTGCATTGGAAAACATTATTGAAGCGAATATCTTACTTTCAGGTTTAGGGTTTGAAAGTGCGGGTCTGGCAGCAATCCATGCGATTCATGATGGTTTGACTGTTTTACATGATGCACATGGCGCAACTCATGGTGAAAAAGTAGCATTCAGCACGATTTGCCAGCTGGTTTTAGAAAATGCGCCGAAAGCTGAACTATATGAAGTATTAGATTTTGCACTATCGATCGGACTGCCAGTTTGTCTAGCAGATTTAGGCGTGAAAGAAATTTCAGATGCGGAACTAACAGAAGTCGCTGAAAAATCTTGCATTCCAGAAGAATCGATCCATTCAATGCCATTTCCGATTACAGTGGATCAAGTCAAAGCAGCGATTATTGTGGCGGATAAAATTGGGACGGAATATAAGAATCATTAG
- the dhaL gene encoding dihydroxyacetone kinase subunit DhaL: MFTVDNLKKSLQLFKEKIDKNKDYLSELDTPIGDGDHGNNMARGMEAVSESLQSKEPQTVQDVFKLTAMALISKVGGASGPLYGTAMMEMAKAAATTSEVLPILEAGLAGIEKRGNSKPGEKTMLDEWAPAIEAIKKDMLTEALLESAVEATKEITATKGRASYVGERSIGHIDPGAMSSMYFFQSLMEAGVFDA; encoded by the coding sequence ATGTTTACAGTAGATAATCTAAAAAAATCATTACAACTATTCAAAGAAAAAATCGATAAAAACAAAGATTACTTAAGTGAGCTGGATACGCCAATCGGCGATGGGGATCATGGTAATAATATGGCACGTGGTATGGAGGCTGTTAGTGAGAGTTTGCAAAGTAAGGAGCCTCAAACCGTGCAAGATGTCTTCAAGCTTACTGCAATGGCTTTGATCAGTAAAGTTGGCGGGGCTTCAGGTCCACTTTATGGAACAGCTATGATGGAAATGGCCAAAGCTGCTGCAACAACTTCGGAGGTATTACCTATTTTAGAAGCTGGCTTAGCAGGAATTGAAAAACGTGGAAATAGCAAACCAGGTGAAAAAACCATGCTGGATGAATGGGCACCAGCAATCGAGGCAATCAAAAAGGATATGTTAACAGAAGCCTTACTGGAATCAGCGGTAGAAGCAACTAAAGAGATCACTGCAACCAAAGGACGTGCTTCTTATGTTGGCGAACGCTCGATCGGTCATATCGATCCAGGAGCAATGTCCAGTATGTATTTCTTTCAATCTTTAATGGAAGCGGGTGTCTTTGATGCGTAA
- the dhaK gene encoding dihydroxyacetone kinase subunit DhaK: MKKIINQAQNVVPEMVQGFVRAHQEIIEQVPETFVLKQKEIGKQVALISGGGSGHEPAHAGFVGSGMLQAAVCGQVFTSPTPDQIFEGIKAVDQGQGVVMVVKNYSGDIMNFDMAKDLAEMEDIKVGTVVVDDDIAVEDSTYTQGKRGVAGTVLVHKILGAAARNGASVEELVELGECVVKNLKTIGVALTGATVPEVGKPGFVLADDEIEFGVGIHGEPGYKREKIRPSKEMAEELISKLAAAFQWNKGDQFAILVNGLGGTPLMEQYIFYDDVMSLLDAEGVKVSFSKVGNYMTSLEMAGISVTLLKVEDDWVAALNEDVDTVAW, encoded by the coding sequence ATGAAGAAAATTATCAATCAAGCTCAAAATGTAGTTCCGGAAATGGTGCAGGGATTTGTCCGTGCTCATCAAGAGATAATCGAGCAAGTACCAGAAACATTTGTTTTAAAACAAAAGGAAATTGGTAAACAAGTTGCATTGATCAGTGGTGGTGGCAGTGGTCATGAACCGGCTCATGCTGGATTTGTCGGCTCGGGTATGTTGCAGGCAGCAGTTTGTGGTCAGGTATTCACATCACCAACTCCTGATCAGATTTTTGAAGGAATTAAAGCGGTCGATCAAGGGCAAGGTGTTGTGATGGTCGTAAAAAACTATTCTGGGGACATTATGAACTTTGATATGGCGAAAGATTTAGCTGAAATGGAAGATATCAAAGTTGGCACGGTGGTTGTGGATGATGATATTGCAGTTGAAGACAGCACATACACTCAAGGGAAACGTGGTGTAGCAGGTACTGTTTTAGTTCATAAGATTCTAGGAGCAGCAGCGCGTAATGGCGCATCAGTAGAAGAATTAGTTGAATTAGGAGAATGCGTGGTTAAGAATCTAAAAACAATCGGAGTTGCTTTGACAGGCGCAACGGTTCCTGAAGTAGGAAAACCAGGATTTGTATTAGCAGATGATGAAATTGAATTTGGTGTTGGTATTCATGGTGAACCAGGTTATAAACGAGAAAAAATTAGACCATCTAAGGAGATGGCTGAAGAATTGATTTCTAAATTAGCAGCAGCGTTTCAATGGAATAAAGGAGATCAATTCGCTATTTTAGTGAATGGTTTAGGTGGGACGCCCTTGATGGAACAATACATTTTTTATGATGATGTAATGAGTTTGTTAGATGCTGAAGGTGTAAAGGTTTCATTTTCAAAAGTTGGTAATTATATGACTTCATTGGAAATGGCCGGAATTTCTGTCACGTTATTGAAAGTAGAAGATGATTGGGTAGCAGCGCTGAATGAAGACGTTGATACAGTAGCTTGGTAA
- a CDS encoding TMEM175 family protein has protein sequence MSKSRVEAFTDAVIAIVMTILVLELHQPNTDTLAGLAGIERKLFIYIVSFVMLAIYWNNHHHMFQLVRKIDGRVLWANNFFIFTLTLVPFATAWVGDFIDSLIPQLTYGIMTLLANTAYLVLTRELIRANGSDSTLSELFQRYNKSYVSIFLNILGLVLGWLIHPYFVLIVNIGILIMWIIPDRRIENQYKE, from the coding sequence ATGTCAAAATCAAGAGTAGAAGCTTTTACAGATGCAGTTATCGCAATCGTGATGACCATTTTAGTTTTAGAATTGCATCAACCAAATACAGATACTTTAGCAGGATTAGCAGGCATTGAACGAAAACTATTTATTTACATAGTAAGTTTTGTGATGTTGGCAATTTATTGGAATAATCATCATCATATGTTTCAATTAGTTCGTAAAATCGATGGACGAGTCTTGTGGGCGAATAATTTTTTTATTTTTACGCTAACACTCGTTCCATTTGCTACTGCCTGGGTAGGCGACTTTATTGATAGTTTGATTCCTCAGCTGACTTACGGTATTATGACCCTTTTAGCAAACACTGCTTATTTAGTCTTGACTCGAGAGTTGATCCGAGCAAATGGCAGTGATTCTACGCTTAGTGAATTGTTTCAGCGCTATAATAAATCTTATGTGTCAATTTTCTTAAATATCCTAGGGTTGGTATTAGGTTGGTTGATCCATCCTTATTTTGTATTGATTGTGAATATTGGTATTTTGATCATGTGGATTATTCCAGATAGACGAATTGAAAACCAGTACAAGGAATAA
- a CDS encoding dihydroxyacetone kinase subunit DhaK, whose protein sequence is MKQLINSSGHIRQQLLAGIIYTYNDKLNWQPETGIVTKKIIPENKVVLISGGGCGHEPAHIGYIGENMLDCAVMGAIFEPPTSGEILQAIEQTYNGCGTLLIIKNFEKDLASFLEAERLAKAKGLLVSHVIVDDDCSIESGSFEKRRRGVAGTVFVHKILGAAAAVGHSLDELQILGKQLISQIKTLGVAFSPASPIGMIPQQYELAEDEMYFGIGIHGEPGYRIETMQSSERIAIELVNKLKQQYPRNELNKAAVLVNGLGGIPLLELSIFMNDVQQLLDIEDIEIVYKRMGNFLTAYNTNGLSLTLLTVTEEKWIDYLNAPTDAFGWK, encoded by the coding sequence ATGAAGCAATTAATCAATTCAAGCGGGCATATTCGGCAGCAATTATTAGCTGGTATCATCTATACATATAATGACAAATTAAATTGGCAACCTGAAACTGGAATCGTCACTAAAAAAATAATCCCGGAAAATAAAGTGGTCCTGATCAGTGGCGGAGGATGTGGACATGAGCCAGCTCATATCGGCTATATTGGTGAAAATATGCTGGATTGTGCCGTAATGGGAGCGATCTTTGAGCCACCAACTAGTGGTGAAATCTTACAAGCTATCGAACAAACTTACAATGGTTGCGGAACCTTGTTGATTATCAAAAACTTTGAAAAGGACTTAGCAAGCTTTCTTGAAGCTGAACGACTAGCCAAAGCAAAAGGGTTGCTCGTTTCTCATGTCATCGTTGATGACGACTGTTCTATTGAAAGTGGTTCATTTGAAAAGAGACGACGCGGAGTTGCTGGAACTGTTTTTGTTCATAAAATTCTCGGAGCGGCAGCTGCTGTTGGCCACTCTTTAGATGAACTGCAAATACTAGGTAAACAACTGATTTCTCAAATCAAAACATTAGGAGTCGCTTTTTCACCCGCTTCTCCTATTGGGATGATCCCCCAACAATATGAACTGGCAGAAGACGAAATGTACTTTGGCATTGGCATCCACGGAGAACCTGGTTATCGCATTGAAACAATGCAATCTTCTGAGCGGATCGCAATCGAGTTAGTGAATAAGCTAAAACAACAATATCCAAGAAACGAATTAAACAAAGCGGCTGTCTTAGTAAACGGTTTAGGTGGAATCCCTTTACTTGAGCTGAGTATTTTCATGAATGACGTCCAACAATTATTGGATATTGAAGATATTGAAATAGTTTACAAACGAATGGGCAACTTTTTAACCGCCTATAATACTAACGGACTTTCACTAACACTATTAACCGTTACAGAAGAAAAATGGATAGATTATTTAAATGCACCAACTGATGCTTTTGGTTGGAAATAA
- the mprF gene encoding bifunctional lysylphosphatidylglycerol flippase/synthetase MprF has protein sequence MKNKIDQLFHWMKEHSLLLKLIFLGSVLIFVANQVTHIVQGMTWEDVFHTMGQQNRFRILGMISAGLIGVLPMLLYDFVVVSVLEEQGKPKMNRWEWFVSAWVTNTINNLAGFGGVVGATLRANFYGKDTPRKKVVATVSKAALFMISGLSILAFIAFVDVFFIRPDSLFREYWVWLLAGSLIAPALLLFTQLKKYTLFKDFFPKGIFLLFGASLGQWLGAMLVFLSVGALMQVDVSLISVYPMFVIATLIGMLTMVPGGMGTFDVLMILGLSQLGVSQSTAVVWLIYYRLFYYVLPFMTGIILFIHQTGIKINRFFDNLPRMFSQKAAHFILVAALYFAGIMMVLLSTITNLSNVSRLFKLLLPFSFDFLDQTFNMLIGFLLLGLARGISMKVKKAYWPTIGLLIFGIINTISRTASWQLVLVYLIILSAVFLARKEFYREKFVYSWGALTVDSILFSFLFIIYAVAGYYSSHPDKVGPIPHMFLLFPSDDVWLSGLIGLGISMIGLITLYQYLAETSKHLGDPYQGDRLTALIEKYGGTEGSHLLYLKNYSYYYYQENGEDEVLFAYQIKANKCFLLADPVGNQEKWAEATLAFMDAADLLGYQAAFYRVSEKYTMILHDLGFNFMKAGEEGLVCFSGKDKASISFAPDQMELQHLTNLGYTFRLYHEPISAELFQELGHVSEEWLGSQRERNFVCGYFDQEYLGLSDVGVLRNEQHEVIGFISAKPIVQGREMSYDLLRYRESAPKYTADFMLTHFITDYQNRGYRSVNLGAAPLANVGETKYSFLNERLINIFYKYGDQLYGFKDTRKEKEQYVTSWESRYFAYSKQSNVLFAFIQLALLIERSKGKVASLVEEVMTRS, from the coding sequence ATGAAAAACAAAATAGACCAGTTATTTCATTGGATGAAAGAGCATAGTTTATTATTAAAACTAATATTTCTTGGTTCTGTGCTGATTTTTGTAGCGAATCAAGTAACCCATATTGTGCAGGGCATGACGTGGGAAGATGTCTTTCATACAATGGGACAACAGAATCGTTTTCGGATTCTCGGCATGATTTCAGCAGGCTTGATCGGTGTTTTACCGATGCTTTTATATGATTTTGTGGTCGTAAGTGTACTTGAGGAACAAGGCAAGCCTAAAATGAACCGCTGGGAGTGGTTTGTGTCTGCTTGGGTCACCAATACGATCAATAATCTTGCAGGTTTTGGCGGTGTCGTTGGGGCAACGCTACGGGCTAATTTTTATGGAAAAGACACGCCGCGTAAAAAAGTTGTTGCAACGGTCTCTAAAGCGGCTCTATTTATGATTTCTGGTCTGTCGATTTTAGCGTTTATTGCGTTTGTTGATGTTTTTTTTATTCGACCAGATAGCTTATTCCGAGAATATTGGGTTTGGTTACTTGCTGGAAGTTTGATTGCGCCAGCATTATTGCTATTTACGCAATTAAAAAAATATACTTTATTTAAAGATTTTTTTCCGAAAGGAATATTTTTATTGTTTGGTGCGTCACTGGGGCAATGGCTAGGTGCGATGTTGGTTTTTTTAAGCGTGGGGGCTTTGATGCAAGTCGATGTATCATTGATATCTGTTTATCCAATGTTTGTGATCGCTACTTTGATCGGAATGCTGACGATGGTGCCTGGAGGAATGGGGACGTTTGATGTACTGATGATTTTAGGTTTATCTCAATTAGGTGTGAGCCAATCGACAGCTGTTGTATGGTTGATTTATTATCGTTTATTTTATTACGTATTGCCGTTTATGACTGGAATTATTTTGTTTATTCATCAAACAGGAATCAAGATCAATCGATTTTTTGATAATTTACCACGGATGTTTTCACAAAAAGCGGCACACTTTATTTTAGTAGCGGCACTTTATTTTGCCGGGATCATGATGGTTTTATTGTCTACGATCACAAATCTATCGAATGTTAGTCGACTGTTTAAACTTTTATTGCCGTTTTCGTTTGATTTTTTAGATCAAACGTTTAATATGCTGATTGGTTTTTTACTATTAGGACTAGCCAGAGGGATTTCGATGAAAGTGAAAAAAGCCTATTGGCCAACGATTGGCTTGTTGATTTTTGGGATCATCAATACCATTTCCAGAACAGCTTCATGGCAATTGGTACTGGTCTATCTGATAATTCTATCCGCCGTTTTTTTAGCAAGAAAAGAGTTTTATCGGGAAAAGTTTGTCTATTCTTGGGGTGCATTAACAGTTGATAGTATTTTATTCAGTTTCTTATTCATTATTTATGCTGTAGCGGGGTATTATAGCTCTCACCCGGATAAAGTAGGTCCGATTCCTCACATGTTTCTGTTATTTCCATCGGATGATGTCTGGCTATCTGGTTTGATTGGATTAGGGATTTCGATGATCGGTTTGATCACGCTCTATCAATACTTGGCAGAGACGTCCAAACATTTAGGTGATCCGTATCAAGGAGATCGTTTAACAGCTCTGATCGAGAAATATGGAGGTACAGAAGGCAGTCATTTACTGTACTTAAAAAATTACTCCTATTATTATTATCAAGAAAATGGTGAAGATGAAGTTTTATTTGCCTATCAAATCAAAGCCAATAAGTGTTTTCTTTTGGCTGATCCTGTTGGAAATCAAGAGAAGTGGGCTGAAGCTACGCTAGCATTTATGGATGCAGCTGATCTGCTTGGATATCAAGCGGCATTTTATCGAGTTAGCGAAAAATATACCATGATCCTGCACGATTTAGGGTTTAATTTCATGAAAGCTGGTGAAGAAGGGCTTGTATGTTTTTCTGGTAAAGATAAAGCCTCAATTTCTTTTGCGCCTGATCAGATGGAGTTACAACATTTAACGAATTTAGGATATACATTTAGGCTGTATCATGAGCCTATTTCAGCTGAGCTGTTTCAAGAACTAGGGCATGTGTCTGAGGAGTGGCTAGGTAGTCAACGGGAGAGAAATTTTGTCTGTGGTTATTTTGATCAAGAATACTTAGGGTTGAGCGATGTAGGTGTTTTACGGAATGAGCAACATGAAGTGATCGGTTTTATTTCAGCTAAACCAATTGTTCAAGGTCGTGAAATGTCCTATGATTTGCTTCGATATCGTGAATCAGCACCGAAGTATACTGCAGATTTCATGCTAACGCATTTTATCACAGACTATCAAAATCGTGGCTATCGCTCGGTTAATTTAGGAGCTGCACCGCTAGCGAATGTCGGTGAAACAAAATACTCATTTTTAAATGAGCGTCTGATCAATATTTTTTATAAGTATGGCGATCAATTGTATGGATTCAAAGATACGAGAAAAGAAAAAGAACAATATGTTACGAGTTGGGAATCCAGATATTTTGCTTATTCAAAACAAAGTAATGTGCTCTTTGCATTTATTCAGTTGGCGTTATTGATTGAGCGAAGTAAAGGCAAAGTTGCTTCACTAGTTGAAGAGGTCATGACAAGATCATAA
- the dhaS gene encoding dihydroxyacetone kinase transcriptional activator DhaS — protein sequence MTGSLITKKKIAKIFKKLVGQIGFEKVTIAKIMQESHMRRQTFYDYFQDKYELVDWIFQQEAIEKIEDNLAYEAWQTIVENLFIYFEENQLFYRRILQFEGQNSFQEYYTQHLKALINQVLVVKNRSEGELKESDRLFLEEFYANAFVSLTSKWIIEGCQVDSHRFAEQMKIAFLMGFEEKQ from the coding sequence ATGACAGGATCATTGATTACAAAAAAGAAAATTGCGAAGATCTTTAAAAAACTTGTTGGTCAAATTGGTTTTGAAAAAGTAACGATTGCAAAAATCATGCAGGAAAGCCATATGCGTCGCCAAACCTTTTATGACTATTTCCAGGACAAGTATGAATTGGTGGACTGGATTTTCCAGCAAGAGGCAATTGAAAAAATTGAAGATAACCTTGCTTATGAGGCGTGGCAGACTATAGTAGAGAATCTTTTTATCTATTTTGAGGAAAATCAACTTTTTTATCGAAGGATTTTACAATTTGAAGGTCAAAATTCATTTCAAGAATATTATACACAGCATTTAAAAGCATTGATCAACCAAGTTCTGGTAGTTAAAAACCGATCTGAAGGAGAGCTTAAGGAATCAGATCGTTTGTTTTTAGAAGAGTTTTATGCAAATGCCTTTGTTTCTTTAACAAGCAAATGGATCATTGAAGGCTGTCAGGTTGATTCACATCGATTTGCGGAGCAGATGAAAATTGCCTTTTTAATGGGATTTGAAGAAAAACAATGA
- the dhaM gene encoding dihydroxyacetone kinase phosphoryl donor subunit DhaM has product MRNGVVIVSHVKEIGEGVDRLIKEVAKDVPITVAAGLEDGAVGTSFEKIMEAFEKNSGETLFAFYDLGSAKMNLEMAVDMTEKEVLLFDTALVESAYTAAALLQVDTPIDAIKEQLAPLKIK; this is encoded by the coding sequence ATGCGTAATGGTGTAGTGATAGTCTCTCATGTTAAGGAAATAGGCGAAGGTGTTGATCGTTTGATCAAAGAAGTGGCGAAAGATGTCCCGATAACAGTTGCTGCTGGATTAGAAGATGGTGCAGTCGGTACTTCTTTTGAAAAAATCATGGAAGCCTTTGAAAAAAATTCAGGTGAAACATTATTCGCATTTTATGATTTAGGCAGTGCCAAAATGAATTTAGAAATGGCGGTTGATATGACAGAAAAAGAAGTGCTTTTGTTTGATACGGCTTTAGTAGAAAGCGCTTATACAGCGGCTGCGTTACTGCAGGTAGATACACCGATCGATGCCATAAAGGAGCAATTAGCGCCTTTAAAAATAAAATAA